A stretch of Phoenix dactylifera cultivar Barhee BC4 chromosome 16, palm_55x_up_171113_PBpolish2nd_filt_p, whole genome shotgun sequence DNA encodes these proteins:
- the LOC113460990 gene encoding YTH domain-containing protein ECT3-like, which yields MLTTVSLQVKLEEGLRMLEVFKDHTSKTSILDGFTFYEIRQKVMQERKAKQQQLQKKAVDGLPGDVENSKDGTNWKPRLQKPLVTVLEKGPVQGELKPSEESEAPAVSGVNPKDATPVTEEQVSKSSIAVGC from the exons atgttGACCACTGTGTCACTGCAGGTGAAGCTTGAGGAAGGTCTCCGGATGCTTGAGGTTTTTAAGGATCATACCAGCAAGACTTCCATTTTGGATGGCTTCACTTTTTATGAGATACGCCAGAAGGTGATGCAAGAAAGAAAGGCAAAGCAACAACAGCTTCAAAAAAAG gcTGTGGATGGACTGCCAGGAGATGTTGAGAATAGCAAAGATGGGACAAACTGGAAGCCCAGATTACAGAAGCCTCTGGTTACAGTTTTGGAGAAGGGACCTGTCCAGGGTGAACTGAAGCCATCTGAGGAAAGTGAGGCGCCTGCAGTGTCTGGTGTTAATCCGAAGGATGCTACACCGGTGACTGAGGAGCAGGTTAGCAAAAGTAGCATCGCCGTTGGGTGTTAG
- the LOC103723043 gene encoding GATA transcription factor 2-like yields the protein MDISSNASVSGGPPAGPLLGEFVPGETTEGEEDVSLEWLSIYVEDCLSGTTSYTSQPLPPPTTISHDTPPPKPPTKTSSFRDLAIPAKARSKRRRVTTPKELTSQDPLLFHQTCWLADSELILPKKEQEDKAPAVELLVGGGGEAGEKMGKEQQQIRRCTHCLSHKTPQWRAGPLGPKTLCNACGVRFKSGRLLPEYRPAKSPTFVSYKHSNSHKKVMEMRMMAILSSQSN from the exons ATGGATATCTCCTCCAATGCATCCGTTTCCGGCGGACCACCGGCGGGTCCCCTGTTGGGCGAGTTCGTGCCCGGAGAAACCACG gaaggagaagaggatgtGAGCCTAGAATGGCTCTCCATCTATGTGGAGGACTGCCTCTCAGGCACCACAAGCTACACCTCCCAACCCCTCCCACCTCCCACCACCATAAGCCATGACACTCCACCCCCAAAGCCCCCCACCAAAACCTCCTCCTTCCGGGACCTTGCCATCCCGGCCAAGGCCAGAAGCAAGAGACGGAGAGTCACCACCCCAAAAGAGCTCACCTCTCAAGACCCACTTCTCTTCCACCAGACCTGCTGGCTTGCAGACAGCGAGCTCATCCTCCCTAAAAAGGAGCAAGAGGACAAGGCACCAGCGGTGGAGTTATTGGTGGGTGGAGGAGGTGAGGCAGGGGAAAAGATGGGAAAAGAGCAGCAGCAGATCCGGAGGTGCACCCACTGCCTCTCCCACAAGACGCCCCAGTGGAGGGCAGGGCCCTTGGGGCCCAAGACCCTCTGCAATGCGTGTGGGGTGAGGTTCAAGTCCGGGAGGTTGCTTCCTGAGTACAGGCCGGCAAAGAGCCCCACTTTTGTGAGCTACAAGCACTCCAACTCACACAAGAAGGTCATGGAGATGAGAATGATGGCCATACTCTCCtcccaatccaattga
- the LOC103723044 gene encoding NADPH-dependent aldehyde reductase-like protein, chloroplastic, whose translation MAAAQDPPVLPLDGRVAIVTGASRGIGRAIAIHLASLGARLVLNYASSSHADLLATELNSSCSSSAPRTVAVRADVSDPANVKSLFDRAESFFGTAAHILIACAGVVDSKYPSLADTAVEDWDATFSVNARGVFLCCREAANRLQRGGGGRIITVSSSLVGSLRPGCAAYTASKAAVEAMTRILAKELKGTGITANCVAPGPVATELFFAGKSEEAVRKVVEECPLGRLGEPKDIAPVVGFLATDAAEWVNGQVIRANGGYV comes from the coding sequence ATGGCCGCCGCCCAAGACCCGCCCGTCCTCCCCCTCGACGGCCGCGTGGCCATCGTCACAGGTGCCTCCCGCGGCATCGGCCGCGCCATTGCCATCCACCTCGCCTCCCTCGGCGCCCGCCTAGTCCTCAACTACGCCTCCTCCTCCCACGCCGACCTCCTCGCCACGGAGCTTAATTCTTCCTGCTCCTCGTCCGCTCCTCGCACCGTCGCCGTCCGCGCCGACGTCTCCGACCCCGCCAACGTCAAATCCCTCTTCGACCGGGCGGAGTCCTTCTTCGGCACCGCGGCCCACATCCTCATCGCGTGCGCCGGCGTGGTCGACTCCAAGTACCCCTCCCTCGCCGACACCGCCGTCGAGGACTGGGACGCCACCTTCTCCGTCAACGCCCGCGGCGTCTTCCTCTGCTGCCGCGAGGCAGCCAACCGACTCCAGCGGGGTGGCGGCGGGCGGATCATCACGGTGTCGTCGTCGCTGGTGGGGTCGCTGAGGCCGGGGTGCGCGGCGTACACGGCGTCGAAGGCAGCGGTGGAGGCGATGACGAGGATCTTGGCGAAGGAGCTGAAGGGAACGGGGATCACGGCCAATTGCGTGGCGCCAGGTCCGGTGGCGACGGAGCTCTTCTTCGCCGGGAAGAGCGAGGAGGCGGTGAGGAAGGTGGTGGAGGAGTGCCCGCTGGGGCGGCTGGGGGAGCCCAAGGATATCGCACCGGTCGTGGGCTTCCTCGCTACGGACGCCGCCGAGTGGGTTAACGGCCAGGTCATCCGCGCGAACGGTGGCTACGTCTAG
- the LOC120104098 gene encoding protein app1-like has translation MAGGITPFLVLVLVLSLSNAPRLSSAQRRPRLPKVPKGPESIISPSPPDIPSVEELDFNLQGRDPSGGPKLPKVPRGPEPIISPSPPAIPSVEELDIFLQGRDPSGGPKLPKVPKGPEPVISPSPPDIPSVDDLDFFLQGRDPSGGPKLPKVPKGPEPIISPSPPDIPSVDELNFFLQGGDPSGGSKLPKVPKGPGPHTPKGSPSPPDIPSGGEFDLFP, from the coding sequence ATGGCTGGAGGGATAACCCCATTCCTTGTGCTGGTATTGGTGCTATCTCTAAGCAATGCTCCAAGACTCTCTTCGGCTCAGAGGCGCCCAAGACTCCCCAAGGTTCCAAAAGGCCCCGAATCGATCATCTCGCCATCTCCGCCTGATATCCCAAGTGTTGAAGAGCTGGATTTCAATCTACAAGGCCGCGACCCAAGTGGGGGCCCCAAACTCCCCAAGGTTCCAAGAGGCCCCGAACCGATCATCTCGCCATCTCCGCCTGCTATTCCGAGTGTTGAAGAGCTGGATATCTTTCTACAGGGCCGCGACCCAAGTGGGGGCCCCAAACTCCCCAAGGTTCCAAAAGGCCCTGAACCGGTCATCTCGCCCTCTCCGCCTGATATCCCAAGTGTTGACGATCTGGATTTCTTTCTACAGGGCCGCGACCCAAGTGGGGGCCCCAAACTCCCCAAGGTTCCAAAAGGCCCCGAACCGATCATCTCGCCATCTCCGCCGGATATCCCAAGTGTTGACGAACTGAATTTCTTTCTACAAGGCGGCGACCCAAGTGGGGGCTCCAAACTCCCCAAGGTTCCAAAGGGCCCGGGACCCCACACTCCCAAAGGTTCACCTTCTCCGCCTGATATCCCAAGCGGCGGCGAATTTGATTTATTTCCATGA